A region of [Bacteroides] pectinophilus DNA encodes the following proteins:
- a CDS encoding ABC transporter ATP-binding protein/permease yields the protein MIKTKLIKLLADSKKYIAYNIFWQWAALISQIIIVYIIANIIAKLPAPLNYMDVVKLLAALAVRFVSDRLASMASYRASIDVKRVLREKIFDKLLRLGSSYNEQIATSQVVQLATEGVEQLETYFGKYIPQLFYSLLAPVTLFAVLAFVSVKAAAVLLICVPLIPVSIVAVQKFAKKLLNKYWGIYTELGDSFLENLQGLTTLKIYKADEMKAGQMDEEAQRFRNVTMKVLTMQLNSTSVMDIMAYGGAATGMVVAVSEYYTGNIDAAGTVMIVFLAAEFFLPLRLLGSFFHIAMNGMAASDRIFELLDMHEDDNSETAVINVADEGIEIDISNLSFSYDGERNVLENISFELKNGSFVSLVGESGCGKSTIAGILMKRVTGWKGSVTVNGQDIRNISDIDIMKNITLVSHDSYLFKGTVRDNLMMGSPMASDDMMTAALRRVNLADFVESEGGLDMQLNERASNLSGGQKQRLAMARALLKDSGVYIFDEATSNIDIESEEMIMSVIRELAKTKSVLLISHRLANVVNSDDIYMLKDGVIVESGTHDELTANKKAYADMYENQMKLEKYKEEAVL from the coding sequence ATGATAAAGACAAAGCTGATAAAGCTGCTTGCAGACTCTAAAAAATACATAGCGTATAACATATTCTGGCAATGGGCAGCGCTCATAAGCCAGATAATAATAGTGTACATAATTGCAAATATTATAGCAAAGCTGCCCGCTCCTTTAAACTATATGGACGTGGTTAAGCTTTTGGCAGCACTGGCAGTAAGATTCGTAAGTGACAGGCTCGCGTCTATGGCTTCATACAGAGCGAGCATCGATGTGAAAAGAGTGCTCAGGGAGAAGATATTTGACAAACTTTTAAGGCTTGGAAGCTCGTATAATGAGCAGATTGCAACATCGCAGGTCGTACAGCTTGCAACGGAAGGTGTTGAACAGCTTGAAACATACTTTGGAAAGTATATTCCACAGCTTTTTTATAGTCTGCTTGCACCGGTTACGCTTTTTGCGGTGCTTGCATTTGTAAGTGTTAAGGCGGCGGCAGTGCTTCTTATATGCGTTCCGCTGATACCTGTATCCATAGTGGCGGTACAGAAATTTGCAAAAAAACTGCTCAATAAGTATTGGGGAATATATACGGAACTTGGAGACAGTTTTCTTGAAAATCTTCAGGGGCTTACAACACTTAAGATATATAAGGCGGATGAGATGAAAGCCGGGCAGATGGATGAAGAAGCACAGCGCTTTAGAAATGTAACAATGAAGGTACTAACGATGCAGCTTAATTCCACAAGCGTAATGGATATTATGGCTTACGGAGGAGCGGCAACAGGAATGGTTGTTGCAGTGAGTGAATATTATACCGGTAATATAGATGCGGCCGGAACTGTAATGATAGTTTTTCTTGCAGCGGAATTCTTTCTTCCGTTGAGACTGCTTGGTTCATTCTTCCATATAGCAATGAATGGAATGGCTGCAAGTGACAGGATATTTGAACTGCTCGATATGCATGAGGATGATAATTCGGAGACGGCAGTGATTAACGTGGCGGATGAAGGAATAGAAATAGATATAAGTAATCTGTCATTTTCATATGATGGTGAGAGAAATGTGCTGGAGAATATATCATTTGAACTGAAAAACGGCAGTTTTGTATCACTTGTTGGTGAATCGGGATGTGGAAAGAGCACGATTGCCGGAATTCTTATGAAGAGAGTTACAGGCTGGAAGGGCAGCGTTACTGTTAACGGCCAGGATATACGAAACATCAGTGATATAGATATAATGAAGAATATTACTCTGGTAAGCCATGACAGTTATCTGTTTAAGGGAACTGTAAGGGATAACCTAATGATGGGCAGTCCTATGGCATCTGATGATATGATGACAGCTGCGTTAAGAAGAGTTAATCTGGCAGATTTTGTAGAGTCAGAGGGAGGATTGGATATGCAGCTTAATGAGCGTGCAAGTAATCTCTCGGGAGGACAGAAACAGAGACTTGCGATGGCAAGGGCACTTCTTAAGGATTCAGGAGTATATATATTTGATGAGGCGACATCTAACATAGATATAGAAAGTGAAGAGATGATAATGTCAGTCATAAGAGAATTGGCAAAGACAAAGTCAGTATTGCTGATTAGCCACAGGCTTGCCAATGTCGTTAATTCGGATGATATATATATGCTTAAGGACGGCGTCATAGTTGAGAGTGGAACACATGATGAACTGACTGCCAATAAAAAAGCTTATGCCGATATGTATGAAAATCAGATGAAGCTTGAAAAATATAAAGAGGAGGCAGTATTATGA
- a CDS encoding ABC transporter ATP-binding protein/permease, which translates to MNKSNVRQKSAISIMASLIVLVKPLLHIMLMAVILGVAGYLCAIFITVLAAGVLAYGASVHIFILMIVIAVMRGVLHYAEQYCNHFIAFKLLAIIRHKVFAVLRKLCPAKLEGRDRGNLISIITTDIELLEVFYAHTISPIAIAVITSIIMTAYIANIYMPAGILAMCAYIIVGAVLPLLFGRAGADTGMQFRNDFGELNSYVLDSLRGLDETIQYGCEKKRREEMDNRALRLAGMQKKLSNIEGRQRSVTNAAVLLASFAMLFLMSDAAASHAVGREEVLVCTAAMMSSFGPVVALANLSNNLHHTLASGERVLSLLEESPETEEITDGCDIAGFGGVSCNDVTFAYDDRDILRNFSVSFQPGRMIGIHGASGCGKSTLLRLIMRFWDVKSGSIDISGNDVRNINTNSLRDNQSFVTQDTYIFNDTIAANIAVAKPDASREEITEAAKKASVHDFIMSLPDNYDSKTGELGGALSGGERQRLGIARAFLHDAPLMLLDEPTSNLDSLNEGIILKSLRESSDGKTIIMVSHRESTLNIADEIVEM; encoded by the coding sequence ATGAATAAATCAAATGTAAGACAGAAAAGTGCAATATCAATAATGGCCAGTCTTATAGTGCTTGTTAAGCCTCTGCTTCACATAATGCTCATGGCGGTCATACTTGGCGTGGCAGGATATCTTTGTGCAATATTCATAACGGTTCTGGCGGCAGGAGTGCTTGCCTATGGAGCGTCAGTACATATTTTTATATTAATGATAGTTATTGCGGTTATGCGTGGTGTGCTTCATTATGCAGAACAGTACTGTAATCATTTTATTGCATTCAAGCTTCTTGCAATAATACGACATAAGGTATTTGCAGTATTGAGAAAACTGTGTCCCGCCAAACTTGAGGGGAGAGACCGTGGCAACCTTATATCAATAATAACAACAGATATAGAGCTGCTTGAGGTATTCTATGCACATACTATATCTCCGATAGCAATAGCAGTTATCACATCAATAATTATGACAGCTTATATTGCCAATATATATATGCCGGCAGGGATTCTTGCAATGTGTGCCTATATTATTGTTGGCGCAGTCCTTCCACTTCTGTTTGGCAGGGCAGGAGCTGACACAGGTATGCAGTTTCGCAATGATTTTGGTGAACTGAACAGCTATGTTCTGGATTCACTCCGTGGACTTGATGAAACAATACAGTATGGCTGTGAGAAAAAGCGCAGGGAAGAGATGGATAACAGGGCATTACGCCTTGCCGGTATGCAGAAAAAACTCAGTAATATTGAGGGGAGGCAGAGGTCTGTGACTAATGCAGCGGTGCTGCTTGCATCATTTGCAATGCTGTTTCTTATGTCTGATGCCGCCGCATCACATGCTGTTGGCAGAGAGGAGGTACTGGTGTGTACAGCTGCAATGATGAGTTCATTCGGACCGGTAGTTGCACTTGCCAATCTGTCTAATAATCTTCATCATACGCTTGCGAGCGGGGAGAGAGTCTTGTCGCTGCTTGAGGAGAGTCCGGAGACGGAAGAGATTACTGACGGATGTGATATTGCCGGATTCGGAGGTGTGTCGTGCAATGATGTGACATTTGCTTATGATGACAGGGATATACTCAGGAACTTTTCTGTAAGTTTTCAGCCCGGACGGATGATTGGGATACACGGAGCAAGCGGATGCGGAAAATCCACGCTGTTAAGGCTTATTATGAGATTCTGGGATGTGAAGTCGGGAAGCATAGATATATCAGGAAATGATGTCCGTAACATTAACACAAACAGCCTGAGGGATAATCAGTCATTCGTTACTCAGGATACATATATATTTAACGATACGATAGCTGCCAATATAGCTGTAGCTAAGCCTGATGCATCCAGAGAGGAGATTACGGAAGCAGCTAAGAAAGCATCTGTGCATGATTTTATAATGTCACTGCCTGATAATTATGATTCAAAGACCGGAGAACTCGGTGGAGCACTGTCCGGAGGTGAGAGACAACGTTTAGGGATTGCCAGGGCATTTCTTCATGATGCGCCGCTTATGCTTCTTGATGAGCCTACAAGCAATCTGGATTCACTTAATGAAGGAATAATATTAAAATCTCTCAGGGAGAGCAGTGACGGGAAGACTATTATTATGGTCTCGCACAGGGAATCAACTTTGAATATTGCTGATGAAATAGTGGAGATGTAA
- the scfA gene encoding six-cysteine ranthipeptide SCIFF, translated as MKHIKTINDRVLKDTMKKGGCGECQTSCQSACKTSCTVGNQSCENKNN; from the coding sequence ATGAAGCATATTAAGACAATTAATGACAGAGTTCTTAAGGATACTATGAAGAAGGGCGGCTGCGGTGAGTGCCAGACATCATGCCAGTCAGCATGTAAGACATCATGTACAGTAGGTAACCAGAGCTGCGAGAATAAGAACAACTAA
- the scfB gene encoding thioether cross-link-forming SCIFF peptide maturase — protein MIHQYKNNGYNIILDVNSGAVHVVDDIVYDVIEEYNKNEDADGRFTGTDKDSLAEKFASKYSRDDVYEVCDEIEELTEQGRLFTRDIYEPYIDSFKDRPTVVKALCLHIAHDCNLACKYCFAEEGEYHGRRAMMSYEVGRKALDFLVANSGSRRNLEVDFFGGEPTMNFDVVKQLVEYGRSIEKEHNKNFRFTLTTNGVLLNDEIMEFANKEMANVVLSIDGRKEINDLMRPTRNNHGSSYDIIMPKFKKFAESRNQTNYYVRGTFTHNNIDFSKDVLHLADEGFEQISVEPVVAKPEDDYAIREEDLPKIFEEYDALAAELVKRKKAGNGFNFFHFMIDLDGGPCVAKRLSGCGSGCEYLAVTPWGDFYPCHQFVGNEEFIMGNVDEGITRTDIRDEFKACNVYSKDKCKKCFAKFFCSGGCAANSYNFHGNINDAYDIGCEMQRKRVECAIMIKAALADK, from the coding sequence ATGATTCATCAGTATAAGAACAACGGATACAACATAATACTTGATGTCAACAGCGGAGCAGTTCATGTTGTTGATGATATAGTTTATGATGTTATAGAGGAATACAATAAGAATGAAGATGCCGACGGCAGATTTACAGGCACTGATAAGGACAGTCTGGCTGAGAAGTTTGCATCAAAGTACAGCAGGGATGATGTATATGAAGTATGTGATGAGATTGAAGAGCTTACAGAGCAGGGGCGTCTTTTTACAAGAGATATATATGAACCTTACATAGACAGCTTTAAGGACAGACCAACGGTTGTTAAGGCACTCTGCCTGCATATAGCACATGACTGTAACCTTGCATGTAAGTACTGCTTTGCAGAAGAAGGAGAATATCACGGACGCAGAGCCATGATGTCATATGAGGTTGGCAGGAAGGCTCTTGATTTCCTTGTTGCCAATTCAGGAAGCAGGCGCAACCTTGAGGTTGATTTCTTCGGCGGTGAGCCGACGATGAACTTTGACGTTGTTAAACAGCTTGTTGAATATGGAAGAAGCATTGAGAAGGAGCATAATAAAAACTTCAGATTTACGCTTACGACTAACGGAGTACTTCTTAATGATGAGATAATGGAATTTGCCAACAAAGAGATGGCAAATGTAGTTTTAAGCATTGACGGACGTAAGGAGATTAATGACCTTATGCGTCCTACACGCAATAACCATGGCAGCAGCTATGATATAATTATGCCGAAGTTCAAGAAGTTTGCCGAGAGCCGTAATCAGACTAATTATTATGTACGCGGTACATTTACACATAATAATATCGACTTTTCAAAGGATGTTCTTCATCTCGCAGATGAGGGATTTGAGCAGATTTCGGTTGAACCGGTAGTTGCAAAACCGGAAGATGACTATGCAATAAGAGAGGAAGATCTTCCTAAGATATTTGAAGAATATGATGCACTTGCAGCAGAACTGGTTAAGAGAAAGAAGGCGGGTAATGGATTCAATTTCTTCCACTTCATGATTGACCTTGATGGCGGTCCATGTGTAGCCAAGAGACTTTCAGGATGTGGCTCAGGCTGTGAGTATCTTGCAGTTACTCCTTGGGGTGATTTTTACCCATGTCACCAGTTTGTGGGTAATGAAGAATTTATAATGGGTAATGTGGACGAAGGTATTACACGCACAGACATCAGAGATGAGTTCAAGGCGTGCAATGTATATTCAAAAGACAAATGCAAAAAATGTTTTGCAAAGTTTTTCTGCTCGGGCGGCTGCGCTGCCAACTCTTATAATTTCCATGGCAATATCAATGATGCATATGATATTGGATGTGAGATGCAGAGAAAGCGCGTTGAGTGTGCGATTATGATAAAAGCGGCACTTGCAGACAAATAA
- a CDS encoding protein translocase subunit SecDF has translation MRYNLKKKIIYSIIILALLFGMSYVAIFGMKDGYGSIGQIKQGLDLAGGVSITYEIQEDNPSDQDVSDTIYKLQQRVTNYSTEAEVYKEGGNRITVEIPDVTDANAILEELGQPGTLMFLDSDGYTKFSNGEECTPLLTGSDVKNAVAGADTSQSSTSKYVVSLEFNDEGKQKFADATSANVGKIIYIVYDGKVVSAPRVNEAITGGSAQIDGMSSYDEANTLASYVRIGAMPLELKEMRSQVVGAKLGETAIQTSLLAGAIGLAILCLFMIIAYRVPGVAACLALVIYVALDIFILSVYEITLTLSGIAGIVLSIGMAVDANVVIFSRIREEIGAGKSVDAAIEQGFKKAMSAVVDGNVTTIIAALVLYLRGSGSVKGFAVTLGIGVVLSMFTALVISKTIVRLLYNFGCKSEKLYGSVRHKKIFDFVSMRKATFAIPGVILAICIIVMIVFTANGKGALNYSLDFAGGTSTTVTFAEEMSLADIDANVIPVIREATGVANVQQQKVTDSTQVVFKTDELSLAQREALNTALENKFGVADSDIDSQSISSTVSSEMKQDAVIATVLAIICILIYVWFRFKDISFAGSTVLALVHDVAIVFTFYVFSRLSVGGTFIACMLTIVGYSVNSTIVIFDRVRDTINSAADKSKLDYKQVVNESITNTLTRSINTSLTTFIMLAVLYIFGVATIREFALPLMVGIIAGAFSSVFLTGNMWLIFRAAKEKHQAKSAAREAEKEKRAEAEAAKNLSNSKKKKKDKKNNED, from the coding sequence ATGAGGTACAATTTAAAAAAGAAGATTATCTATTCGATAATCATTCTTGCACTGCTCTTTGGAATGAGTTATGTTGCTATATTCGGAATGAAGGACGGATACGGCAGCATAGGACAGATTAAGCAGGGACTTGATCTTGCGGGCGGTGTCAGCATAACTTATGAGATACAGGAAGATAATCCAAGTGATCAGGATGTATCAGATACAATATACAAGCTGCAACAGCGTGTTACTAATTACAGTACTGAAGCAGAAGTATACAAAGAGGGTGGCAACAGAATTACTGTTGAGATTCCTGACGTAACGGATGCCAATGCAATTCTTGAAGAGCTTGGACAGCCGGGAACACTTATGTTCCTTGACAGCGACGGATATACTAAGTTCAGCAACGGAGAAGAATGCACACCTCTTCTTACAGGTTCAGACGTTAAGAATGCAGTAGCAGGAGCAGACACAAGCCAGTCATCAACAAGCAAGTATGTAGTATCACTTGAGTTTAATGATGAAGGTAAGCAGAAGTTCGCAGATGCAACATCAGCTAACGTAGGCAAGATTATTTATATAGTATATGATGGTAAGGTCGTAAGCGCACCAAGAGTTAATGAGGCAATTACAGGCGGAAGTGCACAGATAGACGGTATGTCATCTTATGATGAGGCTAACACTCTTGCTTCATATGTAAGAATAGGTGCAATGCCTCTTGAACTTAAAGAGATGCGTTCGCAGGTAGTAGGTGCAAAGCTTGGAGAGACAGCAATCCAGACGAGCCTTCTTGCGGGAGCAATAGGACTCGCAATACTCTGCCTGTTTATGATAATTGCCTACAGAGTACCGGGAGTTGCAGCCTGTCTTGCACTCGTAATATATGTAGCACTTGATATATTTATACTCAGCGTATATGAGATAACACTTACACTTTCAGGTATAGCAGGTATTGTATTGTCAATCGGTATGGCTGTCGATGCCAACGTCGTAATCTTCTCACGTATAAGAGAGGAAATCGGTGCAGGCAAGAGCGTTGATGCGGCAATCGAACAGGGCTTCAAGAAAGCTATGTCAGCCGTAGTTGACGGTAATGTTACAACAATTATCGCAGCACTTGTTCTGTATCTTAGAGGTTCGGGCTCAGTTAAGGGATTTGCGGTAACTCTTGGAATCGGTGTTGTGCTTTCGATGTTTACGGCACTTGTTATTTCTAAGACGATAGTACGTCTGCTTTACAACTTTGGCTGCAAGTCAGAGAAGCTGTATGGTTCTGTAAGACACAAGAAGATATTCGACTTTGTCAGCATGAGAAAGGCTACATTCGCTATTCCGGGCGTAATACTTGCTATCTGTATTATCGTGATGATAGTATTCACAGCCAATGGTAAGGGCGCACTTAATTACAGCCTTGATTTTGCAGGTGGTACTTCTACAACAGTTACATTTGCAGAAGAAATGTCACTTGCTGACATTGATGCCAATGTAATCCCTGTAATCAGGGAAGCTACAGGAGTTGCCAATGTGCAGCAGCAGAAAGTAACAGACAGCACACAGGTAGTATTTAAGACAGATGAGCTTTCATTAGCACAGAGAGAGGCTCTTAATACAGCACTTGAGAATAAGTTTGGTGTGGCTGATTCAGATATTGACAGCCAGAGCATCAGTTCAACAGTCAGCTCAGAGATGAAGCAGGATGCAGTTATAGCTACTGTGCTTGCAATTATCTGTATTCTTATATATGTATGGTTCAGATTTAAGGATATCAGCTTTGCCGGAAGTACGGTACTTGCACTTGTGCATGATGTTGCAATCGTATTTACATTCTATGTATTCTCAAGACTTTCAGTCGGCGGAACATTTATCGCATGTATGCTTACTATAGTCGGATATTCAGTTAACTCAACAATCGTTATATTCGACCGAGTACGTGATACGATTAATTCGGCAGCAGATAAGAGTAAGCTGGATTATAAGCAGGTTGTTAATGAGAGTATCACTAATACACTTACAAGATCAATTAATACATCACTTACAACATTTATAATGCTTGCTGTATTGTATATATTCGGCGTTGCCACAATCAGGGAGTTTGCACTTCCTCTTATGGTTGGTATTATTGCAGGTGCATTCTCATCAGTATTCCTTACCGGTAATATGTGGCTTATTTTCAGAGCTGCCAAGGAAAAGCATCAGGCTAAGTCTGCTGCAAGAGAAGCGGAAAAAGAGAAGAGAGCAGAGGCGGAAGCTGCAAAGAATCTCAGCAATTCAAAGAAAAAGAAGAAAGATAAGAAGAATAACGAAGATTAA
- the recJ gene encoding single-stranded-DNA-specific exonuclease RecJ: MSIWKVYAKKADFKAIGARFGINQVIARIIRNRDVTEDSQYEEYLYGGLESMHDPVLMKGISEAVAVIKNAIADGKRIRIIGDYDIDGVCSICILHKGLIMAGADADYVVPDRITDGYGINENLIRNAIADGIDMIITCDNGIAAYDAIAYAKENGITIIVTDHHDVPFRENADGTREYIIPPADVVVDPKQSDCGYPFKELCGALVAWKMIQHLLGQKPKDSEFLMYLLELGAIATVGDIVSLQGENRTIVKQGLRHIHAGTRNVGLKTLMDVCGVAEADFNAYHIGFVVGPCLNASGRLDSAVKAIRLLETDDEKQAQALAAELKLLNDERKDMTERGVENACNTVEREYGNNIPQIIVVHLDNCHESVAGIIAGRVREKYYRPCIIFTDSIGEHGIYKGSGRSIEPYDMFAGVNRFRDMLEKFGGHHMAAGMSIRSERFEEFRECLVNSMDMSDEELTPVTWIDVPMPLDYVTEEVTEQLQLLEPFGKDNPKPVFADKNLTVVRKNIIGKNRNVLKMILQTVNGRRLEAVKFHVTQEEADNMKTGDIISIVYYPDINTFNGNSTLQMIISEIKH, translated from the coding sequence ATGAGTATATGGAAAGTATATGCCAAAAAGGCGGATTTTAAAGCTATAGGAGCCAGATTCGGAATTAATCAGGTGATTGCCCGTATAATAAGAAATCGCGATGTGACGGAGGATTCGCAGTATGAGGAATATCTGTACGGGGGACTTGAAAGCATGCATGATCCGGTGCTTATGAAAGGGATAAGCGAAGCGGTGGCTGTTATAAAAAATGCAATAGCAGACGGAAAACGCATAAGAATAATAGGTGATTATGATATAGACGGGGTATGTTCGATATGTATACTCCACAAAGGGCTTATAATGGCTGGAGCAGACGCAGATTATGTTGTGCCGGACAGAATAACCGATGGATATGGAATAAATGAGAATCTGATACGCAATGCGATTGCAGACGGCATAGACATGATTATAACATGTGACAACGGAATTGCAGCATATGATGCGATTGCATATGCAAAGGAAAATGGTATAACCATTATAGTAACAGACCATCATGATGTGCCATTCAGGGAGAACGCAGACGGAACAAGAGAATATATCATCCCGCCTGCAGATGTTGTGGTTGATCCCAAACAGTCAGACTGCGGATATCCGTTTAAAGAATTGTGCGGTGCGCTTGTAGCATGGAAGATGATACAACATCTGCTTGGGCAGAAGCCCAAGGACAGTGAATTTCTGATGTATCTGCTTGAACTTGGAGCGATTGCCACGGTCGGGGATATAGTAAGTCTTCAGGGAGAGAACAGGACAATAGTCAAGCAGGGACTGCGGCATATTCATGCGGGAACGAGAAATGTCGGACTTAAGACACTAATGGATGTGTGTGGAGTTGCAGAGGCTGATTTTAATGCATATCATATAGGATTTGTTGTCGGACCGTGTCTTAATGCGAGCGGAAGGCTTGACAGCGCGGTTAAGGCGATAAGGCTTCTTGAGACGGATGATGAAAAGCAGGCGCAGGCGCTTGCTGCTGAATTAAAGCTGCTTAATGACGAACGCAAGGATATGACGGAAAGGGGAGTCGAGAATGCATGCAATACGGTTGAGCGTGAGTATGGAAACAATATACCACAGATTATAGTTGTGCATCTCGATAACTGCCATGAGAGCGTTGCCGGTATTATAGCGGGAAGAGTAAGAGAGAAATATTACAGACCGTGTATAATATTCACGGATTCAATAGGCGAGCACGGAATATACAAAGGTTCAGGAAGGTCAATTGAGCCTTATGATATGTTTGCAGGAGTTAACAGATTCAGGGATATGCTGGAGAAGTTCGGTGGACATCATATGGCAGCGGGAATGAGCATAAGAAGCGAAAGATTTGAAGAGTTCAGGGAATGTCTTGTGAATTCAATGGACATGAGCGATGAAGAACTTACACCGGTAACATGGATAGATGTGCCGATGCCGCTGGACTATGTGACAGAAGAGGTGACAGAACAGCTGCAGCTGCTTGAGCCGTTTGGTAAAGATAATCCCAAACCTGTTTTTGCAGATAAGAATCTTACAGTTGTAAGAAAGAATATAATAGGAAAAAACCGCAATGTACTCAAAATGATACTTCAGACTGTCAACGGACGCAGACTTGAGGCTGTGAAGTTCCACGTCACGCAGGAAGAGGCAGATAATATGAAGACAGGGGATATTATTTCAATTGTTTATTATCCTGATATAAATACATTCAATGGCAACAGCACGCTCCAGATGATTATCTCTGAAATAAAACATTAA
- a CDS encoding YcxB family protein, whose amino-acid sequence MDIIKFNTRLKADGKEYSRIVYWNRFWRNKTELILSCIPAAASIVLFACGFRSSFLMIVYVIFCAYPFFIFSQCKSSISYHLKHRDASESAPCEITLMPTGILAEIKDFNISYTYNWDEFTTIYDKLGYYMMFNKGRMIVMIRKADIPEEFKKTFIDYIFEHADQNKCLIKIKRS is encoded by the coding sequence ATGGATATTATAAAATTTAATACCAGGCTAAAGGCTGATGGCAAAGAATACTCCCGGATTGTATACTGGAACCGTTTCTGGCGCAATAAGACTGAACTCATCCTTTCGTGCATTCCGGCCGCAGCATCGATTGTGCTCTTTGCCTGTGGATTCCGTTCATCATTTTTAATGATTGTTTATGTAATATTCTGTGCATATCCGTTTTTCATATTTTCACAGTGCAAAAGCAGCATCAGCTACCATCTGAAACACCGTGATGCATCAGAGAGTGCCCCATGTGAGATTACACTTATGCCAACAGGAATTCTCGCAGAGATAAAGGATTTTAACATATCCTACACCTACAACTGGGATGAATTTACCACAATATATGATAAGCTCGGATACTACATGATGTTTAACAAAGGCCGGATGATTGTCATGATACGCAAGGCTGACATTCCGGAAGAATTCAAAAAAACTTTTATTGATTACATATTCGAGCACGCTGACCAGAATAAATGTCTTATAAAGATAAAACGTTCATAA